A window from Longimicrobiales bacterium encodes these proteins:
- a CDS encoding thymidine kinase, with protein sequence MEVISGVMFSGKSEELLRRVRRATLARKCVQVFKSHLDERYGGLGFVSTHDGGRIESEPVSTSAEIAERVRGDTQVVAIDEVQFLDSGIVAVVSELADRGVRVIVSGTDMDFRGEPFGPIPQLLAIAEKVDKLYAICVVCGQLATRNQRLIDGRPAPAEGPTIQVGGTETYEARCRNCHVVPSRDRAQIRLLD encoded by the coding sequence GTGGAAGTCATCAGCGGCGTCATGTTCAGCGGCAAGTCCGAGGAACTGCTGCGCCGGGTCCGACGTGCCACCCTGGCCCGGAAGTGCGTCCAGGTCTTCAAGTCACACCTGGACGAACGCTACGGCGGACTTGGATTTGTAAGCACACACGACGGCGGTCGGATCGAGTCCGAGCCGGTCTCGACATCCGCGGAGATCGCGGAACGTGTTCGGGGCGATACACAGGTCGTGGCGATCGACGAGGTACAGTTCCTCGATAGCGGAATCGTCGCCGTCGTGTCGGAGCTGGCTGACCGGGGCGTACGCGTGATCGTCTCGGGAACCGACATGGACTTCCGGGGGGAGCCGTTCGGCCCGATACCTCAACTGCTGGCCATCGCCGAGAAGGTCGACAAACTCTACGCGATCTGCGTCGTCTGTGGGCAACTGGCAACCCGGAACCAGCGCCTGATCGACGGCAGGCCCGCGCCTGCGGAAGGGCCCACGATCCAGGTCGGTGGGACCGAAACGTACGAGGCGCGGTGCCGCAATTGCCACGTCGTACCCAGCCGGGATCGCGCGCAGATTCGACTTCTTGACTGA